From the genome of Zalophus californianus isolate mZalCal1 chromosome 5, mZalCal1.pri.v2, whole genome shotgun sequence:
AAGCAGGAGGAACTGAAGTTCAGAGGAGTTGAGTGACTTTGCTGAGATCTCACAGTAAAAGTGGCGGAGCTGGGATTTGGCCACATCGTCCAGCTCATGGCCCTGGCAGCACTAGTTGACATGTTGGTGATCTTCGGTGTGATCATTTTGCAGACGATACATTGGAGTGTCATTTTCTATTAACGTTTAcaaaattgtaatattttttaaaaatggactttgACTCAAGTCACATGCAGAAGTCCTAAAGCCCTTCTTCTGGACATACGTAGAAAACCGTTATTCTCATCCAGCCCCTTTGGTTctcagctggggaaactgaggcccaaagagggcTGGGGTCTGGCCCTGGGGGTCCATGAGGTAATGACTGAGCTGTGGTCAGATTTCTGGTAGTGCTGGGCAGTCCGTCTTCTAAGATTTTCACGTTTAAAACCCAAATAATACCCAGATTTCGAAGGGCTTCCACGTGGATGTGATCCCATTAGCACTTGGAGCATTCCTCTGAGTTGGCCTTTCCGTCTGTGGAATGGGGATGTTGACACCAGAGCCCGGGAGGGGAAGGCACTTGCCCAAAGTGAGTCAATGGCTGGTTTCTAGTCCTGGAAACTGGAATCTTAATTTGAAAGAGTCTGAGGCAGGAGGAAAAACCTGGTTGCTGACTTGCCGTGTGACTAGGGCCACCCTAGCTGTGTGTGGACGTGTCAGCCTCTGTCATCTTCTGCTGTGGATCCTGAAAGAGTGAAACTCTGCTTGAAAGCCCCTCCAGTGTGACATGGCACGTTCCAGATGAAGTGAAGGGTGAGGGTGGGCCTGCTTTCACTCTTGACGGCTTGAGGACACTTGGCCAGGAATCTGGGCTGCAAGGAGCACAGTTTGAAACCCACTGGGTTAGATGATCCCAGAGTTTCTTCCAGCTCTATGATGCTACCAAAATATTTGTTCCAAAGAGGAGGGAGACACTTCTgaaccaaaacacaaaaatccaGTGTGGAGCAAGGacatgttacatttttttctccctcagtaTCCTTAGGTATAAATTGCAGACATTATGACTAAATCCTGTGCCCTGGACTTTTTTAAGACTGTTTGATGTTTGGGGATCTCCCTTTGAACTTGGATGGGTTTCTCCCCATCTTTGACTACTGTCCCCACTTGGGTGGCCTCTTGAAGTCAGGAGGATTAGTTGGAGCCTTAGATGAGCAGTGCTGGCCTGAGGAATCACAGCTAATGGCATATGTGAATCGGAGAGACCATAAGGGCTGGCCACCCTGAATTCCTTcatgtacagatggggaaacaggcctAGAAGGGGCAGGACCCACCTGTAGTCATCCAACAAGTCAGTGGTGAAGTCAGGCCTAGAACCTATCAGGGGCTTTCCCTCTGCATTCCATTTTCTCAACAAGATACATTCTAGGTATTCCCATGGACTGttcttaggggaagggagggtggctTGAAATTGACAAAGCCCTTTAGGAGGGTGGTTTTAcaatatcaacatttaaaatgtgCCAGTCTGTTGCTCCCCCGTTTCCATTCCATAAATTCATGgtatagaaatattttcacaagTTTTATATGTTCAAgtatgttcactgtagcattgcAGCAGGGGACTGAGTAGATGTACGGGGCGTCCACACTGTGGAATGCAGTGTAGCTGTTAAAAAGAGgatgatgtggggcgcctgggtggctcagatggttgggcgactgccttcggctcaggtcatgatcctggagtcccgggattgagtcccacatcgggctccctgctcagcagggagtctgcttctccctctgaccctcccccccctcatgctctctctctatctctctctctctctttctctctctctctctctctctctcattctctctctcaaataaataaataaaatctttaaaaaaaataaagatagatggagccagattgaaaaaaaatgcgttaaaaaaaaaaaaagaggatgataTAAGTCTATATATACTGAGATGGCAAGATCCCCTGGACATTGGAAAGTGAAATATAGCAAGACGTGTTTATAGAGTACAATGCCATTTGGGGGAATTACTTTTCACTTGTCTGTCTGGGAGAAAGACTGGGTAGATGCCATGCTGTTTATAGTGACTTCTGGAGGCCTTCCACTTTCTAGTTTTATtcagaaatgtttgcttttttttttttcccaatggtGTGTCTGTATTaattacttttgaaattaaaaagaagaaaaaacttgggttcctgggtggctcagttggttaagcgactgccttcggctcaggtcatgattctggagtcctgggatcgagtcccacatcgggctccctgctcggcggggagtctgctccctctggccctccccccctcatgctttctctctcattctctctctctcaaataaataaataaaatcttaaaaaaaaaagaagaagaagaaaaaacctaAAAGAAGCCCCAGCCTCgagcagggattggcaaactattGTCTGTGGGCCAAATCTAGCCCACAGGCTGTTTTTGTACAGCTGAGaatggtttttcatttttaaaggggtGTAAAAGCAATACACAGAGAGAGACGAAAATGCACCTGAGTCCGTGTGGCCCCTGATGCCTAAAACATGACTCTGGCCCTTTATGggaagtttgctgatccctggcatggaggaaaggggaaggtgGTTGTGAATAAGAATTCTAGAGCCTGAACTCTCTGGCTCTGACAGGGAGGgtctctgcttcctccccacACACCTCACTTCCTTTTCCTGCAGGAGTTGAGTTTGACATTGACCTGCCCAACAAGAAGGTTTGCATCAACTCTGAGCACAGCGTGGACATTCTGCTGGAGACCCTGGAGAAAACAGGAAAGGCTGTTTCCTACCTTGGCCCCAAGTAGCGAGGGCCCAGACCCCTGGGCCCAAGATGGACCAAAGGGAGCAGGTGGGTAAAGCCCCAGCCCTTGTACAAAATACTTCATTATCTAATGCAAATCCCACATTCCGGGAATCCTTACAGCCCCCTGAGAGTACACAGAGCACTGTTATGTCTCCCACGGTCCCTTTTATGATTTGGGGAGTGCATCTCGTGATCAGCAGGGGTTAAGTATAGAGCGTAGAGCCTGGGCAATGCTTTGATAAACTGTCCCATCCAAGAGGACCCTATGCCCTGGGCATCATGCTTCTGTGCCCTGACCAGGTAAGTTAATTCAACTTGGCGCTTCTCTCCCCACTCGGAAGTGCTGTCCGCTTCCTGAGCATGCTCTGTGCCCCGATTGGTACAAAAGCAATCCTCATGTCCAAGCTGGATGTCCCCTTTAAATGTCCACAATCCAGAGAGGCACGTAAGTGTGGCACTGTGCTGAACCATTCGCTGTGGAACCAGGACAGACCTCACTGACTGATCCAGCGCTCCTTCCCTCTGTACCCTGCTCCAGAATCCTTCACGGCACAGAATCCTTCCCTTCCTGGCTGTCATTGCCCTTGTCATGCTTGAATTATAGTGACTGCCACATCCCTGCTGTGGATCAGGGCTCAGTGCCACTGAGAAACAtgaggcctggagaggggaggggacttAACCCAAGCCCCACACAGGCGAGTGGCAGAGGCAAGATGAAAGGCATCCTGAATGGGAGTTCTGTTGTGGCCGATGGCCTTGTCCCTGTGTGTGGGCCCACGAGAGCTCCCCAGGCAGAGGCCAGCTACGGCTGACGGGTGGGCTGTGGCTGTGTCCTGTGTAGGGGGTGACATCACATGCAAATCATGTCAGATGCATCTGTTTTCCTCATTCCCTTTCTGTCCACGGACACAGCCCACGGTCAGGAATGAGCCCAGGATGAATAATGATGTCCTCATTTCACACTGTGACTTTGAATACTTCTTACATTCTGGAGACTCAGgcctttcatttctaaaatggggcCACAACCTCTATCCTGTTTTCCTGCCGTTGGTGGGGGGAGGTTACTAGGAAATCCCTCTGAAAATGAAGGATGATCCTCAAAGAGAAGATATGTTTCCACCATGCTATGGATCAGTGTTGATCACATGGTTCCTGAACCCTGAGGAGTTTTGGAGGAGAATGATGGGTGGCACTCCGGGCCCCTCCATCTATCCCTGGTTGCCCTGTTTCGTACGGGGCCTCCGTGTCAGTTTATAAGATTGTGGTTGATAAAAGTGCTCTGACAAGacaggatggaaggagggaagagccAGAACTTCCTGAGTAGGCGAACCACATGGGGGAGCCCCAACATAGACCCCTCACTTTGGAGATTCCTGGCCCGAGCATTTGAATCTTGTTCAACTCCTGCCAGTTGTAAACCATGGGTAACTTGATGTGTGTTCTTCTCatagtagtttttaaatttattgaggtgaaattcacataacacaaTTAAAGTGTACCATTTAGTGGATTCActgcattcacaatgttgtgcaactcTGGTTTCAAAGCTTTTATCACCCCAGAAAAACGCCCCAAACCCATTAAGTGATCACTCTCCACTGCCCCgtctcccagcccctgggagccGCTAATCTGCATTTGGCCTTtcgatttgcctcttctggatgGTTCATTTAAAAGGAACCATAcaattccacttagcataatgttttcaggattCATCCAGCTGT
Proteins encoded in this window:
- the ATOX1 gene encoding copper transport protein ATOX1 isoform X1; the encoded protein is MPKHEFSVDMTCEGCSNAVSRVLNKLGGVEFDIDLPNKKVCINSEHSVDILLETLEKTGKAVSYLGPK
- the ATOX1 gene encoding copper transport protein ATOX1 isoform X2; the protein is MPHEFSVDMTCEGCSNAVSRVLNKLGGVEFDIDLPNKKVCINSEHSVDILLETLEKTGKAVSYLGPK